A genomic stretch from Lentimicrobium sp. L6 includes:
- a CDS encoding hydroxymyristoyl-ACP dehydratase: MLKDQLYTIQNIDYQDFVLKAEIKLIKTNPIFKGHFPDVPVLPGVTMMQMVKELLEIAEEKKFLIQSAGQIKFLQMLNPEHLDVVNWEINVGKTEERLFKVKAQMIKEDIVFFKMTGKLEWQQ, from the coding sequence ATCAATTATATACTATTCAAAATATAGATTATCAGGATTTTGTATTAAAAGCTGAAATCAAACTCATTAAAACCAATCCTATTTTTAAAGGCCATTTTCCCGATGTCCCTGTGCTGCCTGGCGTGACTATGATGCAAATGGTAAAGGAATTACTAGAAATAGCGGAAGAAAAGAAATTTTTAATTCAAAGTGCTGGACAAATTAAGTTTTTACAAATGTTGAACCCTGAACACTTAGATGTGGTGAATTGGGAAATTAATGTGGGTAAAACGGAGGAGAGGCTTTTTAAAGTTAAAGCCCAAATGATTAAAGAGGATATTGTATTTTTCAAAATGACTGGAAAACTAGAATGGCAACAATAG